The following are encoded in a window of Desulfobulbaceae bacterium genomic DNA:
- a CDS encoding PEP-CTERM sorting domain-containing protein: MAVHSGLVGTLPVTTPDPTPTPEPATMLLMGTGLTGLSASRKKKKA, from the coding sequence TTGGCGGTTCATTCCGGGTTGGTGGGGACACTTCCTGTCACGACACCTGACCCAACCCCAACCCCAGAACCAGCTACCATGCTTCTTATGGGCACCGGCTTGACCGGGTTGAGCGCCAGTCGAAAAAAGAAGAAGGCATAA
- a CDS encoding IS21 family transposase — protein MAESAKPLPEDSILAVAFQRQSSLPQQDSLAEPYEDQLRIWQAEGIQTTTIHQALVCNHQFQGSYSSVRRLLQKIAGNTPQATVMLDFDPGDTAQVDFGSGPKIIDTTTGEQYSTWFFVMTLAFSRHQYVEVVKDQKIATWLGCHRRAFEFFAGVPSKVMIDNLKSGITKACWHDPEVQRSYAECAEGYGFLISPCPPRDPKKKGRVEAGVKYVKRNFMPLREFRSLADANRQLKEWILETAGIRVHGVGS, from the coding sequence CTGGCTGAGTCCGCTAAACCCCTCCCGGAAGACAGTATTCTGGCTGTTGCTTTTCAGCGCCAAAGCAGTCTTCCTCAGCAAGATTCCCTTGCCGAACCATACGAGGATCAGCTTCGCATTTGGCAGGCGGAAGGCATTCAAACGACCACCATCCACCAGGCCCTGGTTTGCAATCATCAATTCCAAGGAAGCTACTCTTCCGTTCGCCGACTGCTCCAGAAGATTGCCGGTAATACCCCGCAAGCCACGGTGATGCTCGACTTCGATCCTGGCGATACGGCGCAGGTCGATTTCGGATCCGGTCCCAAGATCATCGACACGACAACCGGCGAACAGTATTCCACCTGGTTCTTTGTGATGACCTTGGCCTTCAGCCGACATCAATACGTGGAAGTGGTCAAAGACCAGAAGATCGCCACTTGGCTGGGCTGCCATCGCCGAGCCTTCGAGTTCTTTGCCGGGGTTCCGTCAAAGGTCATGATCGACAACCTGAAATCAGGCATTACCAAGGCCTGCTGGCATGACCCCGAGGTGCAGCGTTCCTACGCCGAATGCGCCGAAGGCTATGGCTTTTTGATCTCGCCATGCCCACCCAGAGACCCTAAGAAAAAGGGCCGGGTCGAGGCTGGGGTGAAATATGTCAAACGTAATTTCATGCCGTTACGGGAGTTCAGGAGTCTTGCCGATGCCAACCGTCAGCTCAAGGAGTGGATTCTTGAAACCGCCGGGATCAGGGTCCACGGTGTTGGCTCTTAA
- a CDS encoding sel1 repeat family protein, which yields MEVSSLGRFAGFVTLLVMAGVLMSGSLALADDTADFDQTRRLALHEDIAAQNKLGTLYAKGHGVSQDYSQAIYWFQRAAEQGEADAQFNLGLLYYKGEVVRQNYTQAINWFGKAAKQRHKGALANLDEVHKEITTLRVSADQGKVEALVSLGDLYADGNGVSQDYGYAVDLYSKAVSQGYAVAQYKLGLMYEEGKGVPLDFVQSVEWYRKAIENKDAAAKYYLGRMYHNGRGVPRDNVYAYAWIALAADQGDKNAISNLGFAAGLLTPQQLIQARELVVQLKSIDSNKP from the coding sequence ATGGAAGTATCGAGCTTGGGTCGTTTTGCTGGATTCGTGACCTTGCTGGTTATGGCGGGGGTGTTAATGTCTGGCAGTTTGGCATTGGCAGACGATACTGCTGATTTTGATCAAACGAGAAGGTTAGCTCTTCATGAAGATATAGCCGCTCAGAATAAGTTAGGGACATTGTACGCCAAGGGTCATGGTGTGTCGCAGGATTACTCCCAGGCCATTTATTGGTTTCAAAGGGCGGCTGAGCAAGGTGAGGCTGATGCTCAATTTAACTTAGGATTGCTGTATTACAAGGGTGAGGTAGTTCGTCAGAATTATACTCAGGCTATCAATTGGTTTGGTAAAGCAGCAAAGCAGAGGCATAAAGGGGCCTTGGCTAATTTAGACGAAGTCCACAAGGAAATTACGACCTTAAGAGTTTCTGCTGATCAGGGAAAGGTAGAGGCTTTGGTCTCGTTGGGGGATTTATATGCAGACGGGAATGGAGTGTCTCAAGATTATGGCTATGCTGTTGATTTGTATAGTAAGGCCGTTAGCCAAGGATATGCTGTAGCTCAATATAAATTAGGATTGATGTATGAAGAGGGAAAAGGAGTTCCTCTGGATTTTGTACAGTCAGTTGAGTGGTACAGAAAAGCTATAGAGAACAAAGATGCTGCTGCTAAGTATTATTTAGGGCGCATGTACCATAATGGGAGGGGTGTCCCTAGAGATAATGTTTACGCTTATGCTTGGATTGCTTTGGCAGCAGACCAGGGAGACAAAAATGCTATAAGTAACTTGGGGTTCGCCGCTGGTCTGCTAACGCCCCAGCAATTGATTCAAGCCCGTGAACTTGTTGTTCAGCTTAAGTCGATTGACAGCAACAAACCATGA
- a CDS encoding cytochrome c3 family protein, with protein MSGRYQVMSSPMSPYVDYPNHLTLTIFRSIDESHRGILRQAGFPAYCKKYHGGITMKKTVMIGAILGLALTIGIESLSASAGDSLKTPATELVIDGKKPARFNHTTHVTLGLNCGTCHHDAEHKALTAEAIAALPDTKALSCITCHNSSFSNKDLQKQKDVFHARCKECHKTGHNGKKGPSGCADCHIKQEKKAVEGC; from the coding sequence ATGTCGGGTCGATATCAGGTCATGTCGAGCCCCATGTCGCCCTATGTCGACTATCCCAACCATCTCACACTGACTATATTCAGGTCAATAGACGAATCTCATCGTGGGATTCTAAGACAGGCAGGATTTCCTGCATATTGTAAAAAGTATCATGGAGGAATAACGATGAAAAAGACAGTAATGATTGGTGCCATTTTAGGCCTCGCCTTGACTATTGGAATAGAAAGTTTATCGGCTTCGGCCGGAGACTCTTTAAAAACGCCTGCGACCGAACTTGTCATCGACGGCAAAAAGCCGGCACGTTTCAACCACACGACCCACGTGACCTTGGGTCTGAACTGCGGAACTTGTCATCATGATGCCGAGCACAAGGCGCTTACCGCCGAGGCAATCGCCGCCCTTCCCGATACCAAGGCGCTTAGCTGCATTACGTGCCACAACAGCAGCTTCAGCAACAAAGATCTCCAGAAACAGAAAGATGTTTTTCACGCCAGATGCAAAGAGTGTCACAAGACAGGACACAATGGCAAGAAAGGGCCTTCTGGGTGTGCTGACTGCCACATCAAACAGGAAAAGAAAGCTGTCGAAGGGTGCTAG